The Qipengyuania oceanensis genome includes the window GAACGTCCACCCGGGCAAGATCGTCTCGACCTCGCAGGAAGTCGAAGTCATGGTCCTCGAAGTCGATAGCGAGAAGCGCCGCATTTCGCTCGGCCTCAAGCAGGCCCAGCGCAATCCGTGGGAAGAGTTCGCCGAGAAGCACCCGGTCGGCACCGAGGTCGAAGGCGAAGTCAAGAACGCTACCGAGTTCGGCCTGTTCATCGGTCTCGACGGCGACGTCGACGGCATGGTTCACATGTCCGACATCGCCTGGGGCATCTCGGGCGAGGACGCACTGGCGCTCCACCGCAAGGGCGAGCAGGTCAAGGCGATCGTGCTCGACGTCGACACCGACAAGGAGCGCATCAGCCTCGGCATGAAGCAGCTCGAAAAGGGTGCACCTTCGGCAGATGGCGCCGATGCCAGCACGCTGCGCAAGAACCAGACCGTCACCGTTACCGTGCTCGAAGTGCGTGACGGCGGCCTCGAGGTTCAGGTCGGCGAAGACGGCGCAACCGGCTTCATCAAGCGTTCGGACCTCGGTCGCGACCGCGACGAGCAGCGTTCGGATCGCTTCCAGCCCGGCGCCAAGGTCGATGCGATGGTCACCGGTTTCGACCGTTCGAAGAAGCCGACCTTCTCGATCAAGGCGCGTCAGATCGCCGAAGAGAAGGAAGCGGTTGCCCAGTTCGGTTCGTCCGACTCGGGTGCCTCGCTCGGCGACATCCTCGGCGAAGCGCTGAAGAAGAAGGAAGACTAAGCTCTTCCAGCCTTTTCGAAGGTCATCAGGACAGGCCCGCCGCTCACCTCGAGCGGTGGGCCTTTCTTATTGGCGCGCCGAGAGTTAGGTTGCGCCCATGACTGCTCAAGACACCTGGCTCGAAGTCCACCAGTTCCCCTGCCTGTCCGACAATTACGGGTTCCTCCTCCACGATCCCGACAGCGGAGAGACGGCGGCGATCGATACGCCGGACGGCGCGGAGTACCTGCGCCAGGCCGAGGCGAAAGGCTGGCGGATCACGCAGATCTGGAACACGCACTGGCATCCCGATCATGCCGGTGGAAACAAGGAAATCGTCGAAGCGCATGGCGCGACGATCGTCGCCCCGCGGGAAGTCGAGAAACTGTCGAACATCGACACGGTCGTCGGCAACGGCGACACGGTCACGCTCGGCGCGTGGGAAGCCAGGGTGATCGACGTATCTGGCCATACCAACGGCCACGTGGCGTATTACCTGCCAGAGGCTGCCATGGCCTTCGTCGGAGACAGCGTATTCGCGCTGGGTTGCGGGCGCATGTTCGAAGGCGAGCCGCAGCAGTTCTGGGACAGCCTCGACCGCATCCGCCAGTTGCCGCCCGAAACGACACTCTATTGCGCGCATGAATACACGCAGGCCAATGCGAAGTTCGCTCTCCATGCAGATCCGGACAACGTCGAATTGCAGCTCTACGCGAAAGAGATCGAAGCCAAGCGCGCGAAGGACGAGCCGACCGTGCCGACGCAACTGGCGCGTGAGCTTAAAACCAATCCATTCCTGCGCGCCGACCACAATGCGATGCGAAACCGGTGGGGCGGGACCAATCCGGCAGAAACCTTCGCCGCCTTGCGCGCTGCAAAGGACAGTTTCTGAGCACGATGCGCGCCTTGCGAGTCGAGAGCCTGTCGGACGACCTTTCCGGCGTGATTCTCGCCCAACTGCCCGTTCCCGAACGCAGGCCGGGCGAAGTGCTGGTCCGCATGCGCGCTGCCTCGCTCAACTTTCCCGACCTGCTGATGACGCAGGGCAAATACCAGTTCAAACCTGAAGTGCCCTTCACCAGCGGGCTGGAGATGGCCGGCGAAGTCGTCGAAGCCGATGCCGACAGCGGTTTCGCCGTTGGTGATTCGGTCATGGGCGGCGCGAAGACCGGCGGTTTTGCCGAGTACATCGCCCTACCCGCCTCTGTACTGAAGCCGGTCCCCGGTGCCTTCGACTTCCGCCAGGCCGCCAGCTTCGGCGCTGCCTATCACACGGCCTATGTCGCGCTCGTCGAGATCGGCAAGGTCGAAGCAGGGCAAGCCGTGCTGATCCATGGCGCGAGCGGGGGTGTGGGCCTTGCCGCCTGCAACCTGGCCAAGGCACTGGGCGCCCGGGTTTTCGCGACCAGCGGCGTCGAGAGTAAGCTGGCGCGGATCGAAGCCGCGGTCGCGCCGGACGCGGTGTTTCTGGCCGCAGGCAGATTTCGCGAAGACGTCCAGCGCGTGACCGACGGGACACTGTGCGACATCGTGTTCGATCCGGTCGGCGGCCACGTGTTCGACGAGAGCACTCGCTGCGTTGCATTCGGTGGCCAGCTACAGGTGATCGGCTTCACCAGCGGACGGATTGCCGAGATTGCGACCAACATTCCGCTTATCAAGGGATTTTCGGTCGTCGGAGTCCGCGCCGGCGAATACGCTCGGCGATTCCCGGAGCGCGGCGAAGCCGTCTCCGCTGCTATCCGCGAGTTGGCCGAACAGCGCAAGATCGCGCCGGTGATCGATCGGGTGCTGCCGCTGGACGAATGGCGCGAAGGCTTCGATGCGATGGCCGGACGCGACCTGGTCGGCAAGGTCGTCCTCGAGCCGTGAAGCCAGCCTCCGGGTAAAGGAAGGATACCAGGCACAAAAAAAGGCGGCCCCGCGGGACCGCCTCTTTTTCATGCGAAGTCGGTTCGGCCTCAGATAGCGGCGATCGTCTCGTCGACCAGCTTGCGATCCTCGGTCTCGCCATGCTTTTCGGCAATCAGCGAGCGCGCCGCAGCCGTTGCAGCGCCAGAGGCACTGGCGCGCAGTTCGTCGGTCGCAGTGCGCTCTGCAGCAGCGATCTTGTCTTCGGCCATGCGCTTGCGCCGCTCGATCAGCGCCGCGGTCGAAGCCTCGGCATCGGCCAGGATGTGCTCAGCCTCCACCTTCGCATTGGCGAGCATCGCCTCGGCTTCGCGGGCGCTTTCGGCCTGCTGCCGCTTGGCGTCTGCGAGAAGGGCTTCGGCTTCGGCACGAATGTTCTTTGCCTCGTCGAGCGAAGCGCGCGTGTCGGCGATCCGCTGGTCGAGCCCGTCGGTAATCTTGCGATGCGCCTTGAACACGAAAAACGCGAGCAGGAAGAAAATCGAGATACTGACATAGACCCAGCCGGCCGCATCCAGCCCGAGCAGTTCGGGACCGTGATGGCCGGCTTCTTCCATGTGTTGTTCAGTTTCTACGATGCTGGGGAGCGCGAGCATGATCCGATCCTAGTTCCTAGCGGCCATCGCCGCATCGACCTTCGCATAAGCGGCATCGATGCCCGGTTCCTGGCCGGTCAGCTTGGCGACGATCGCCTGGGCGCTTTCCGCAGCGACCTGGCGCAGGGATTCGCCCGATTCCGCCTTGGCGGCAGCGATGCGCGCCTCGGCCTCGGCAACCTTCTTGTCCAGCCGGCCGTCGGCAGCCTTGAGCCGCTTCTCGCCCGCCAGTGCCGCGTCTTCCTTCGCCGCCGTGATCGCGGCGCGTGCCGCTTCCCGATTGGCAGCGAGCTGTGCGCGGTAGGATTCTCCGAGTTCGTCGGCGCTGTCCTTTGCCGCACGGGCCTGCGCCAGATCACCCTCGATCGTGTTTTCGCGTTCGGTCATGACCTTGCCGAGACGCGGCAAGGTCGTCTTTATCACCCCGAAATACAGGATGATGAAGAACAGCCCCAGCCAGAACAGCTGGGGAATGAACACATTCTCGAAGTCGAATTGAGGCATGGTGCCGCTCTTGTCCGAACCGGGTCAACACTAGCGACCGGCCGGAGCGCGAACGCCCCGGCCCGGCCGCGCAAGTCTTAGCTGAAGGCGAGCGCCAGCGCGACAACGGCCGCGATGAGGCCGAGAGCCTCGGTCACGGCGAAGCCGAAGATCAGGCGGCCGCCCATCTTGGCATCCGCTTCGGGATTGCGAAGCGCGCCGTTGAGGTACTGACCGAAGATGGCACCCACACCGATCGCGGCAAGACCCGCACCGATCGCGGCGAGGCCCGCACCAATTACCCGTGCTGATTCAGCGTCCATGATAAAACCTTTCGATTGAAATTTGCGTAGTGGATTAGTGAAGATTGACCGCGTCGTTGAGATACAGCGACGCGAGCAGAGCGAAAACGTAAGCCTGGACGACCGCGATCAGCAGTTCCAGCGCGGTCAGCGCGACATTGACGGCCAGCGGCAGGATACCGAACACGTAGGGCAGCGCCTGGAAGCTTCCGAGCGTGATGACGAATGTACCGAAGACCTTCAGCAGCACGTGACCGGCGGTCATGTTGGCGAACAGTCGGATGGCCAGGGTGAACGGGCGCGAGAGGAAGCTCAGCACCTCGATCACAAATACGAACAGGCCGAGGAAGATGTTGGCATCCTTTGGCCAGAAGAGGCTGAAGAAATGCAGGCCGTGGCGCGCGAAGCCGACGATGCAGACCACGATGAAGACGAGAAAGGCGAGGCCGAGCGTCACGGAAATGTGACTGGTGGGCGTGAATGCGCCGACCCAGGGTAACATGCCGAGCAGGTTGCAGATCAGCACGAAGATGAAGATCGAGAATATCAGCGGCGCATAGCGGCGCCCTTCCGGACCGACGTTCTCGTCGAGCATCCCGCGCACGAAATCGTACACGTACTCGACCGCGGCCTGCCAGCGGCCCGGAACGAGCTGCGGACGCGCCGTGCCGACGAACATGAAGACGGCGATGACGCCGAGCGCGATCGCCATCCACAGCGAGCTGTTGGTGAACGACAGGTCGTACCCGCCCGCTTCCAGCGGCTGCATGGTGACGACTTCGAACTGTTGCATTGGGCCGGCCATGGCTGCGGCTTATCCTTCGTTCTTCGGATCGTTGGAGGGGTCGCTGTCGAACTGCGCGCTGGTCTTCATCGCGCGGCGCACGCCGGCGGCAAATCCGAGCACCAAGAAAACGATCATGCCCCAGGGAGCGGTGCCGAGGCCCGACCAGTTGTCGATCGCCCAGCCGATGAAGCCGGACACCAGGATCGCACCGACGAATTCGATGCCCACGGCCCAGCCCTTCGTCTCCGCATTGCCTTCCGCGCGGGTCGCACCACGATCGTGCTTGTCCCGTGCTTCGGAAATGCGACGATCGAGATCGTCGGAGCCATTGTTTCCGTTGCTGTTCGCCAAAGCGTCTCGCCTCGAAGTGTCGACCGATCTTCCGGCCCGGTTTGGCTAGGCAAATCGGCCGGTCAGATATGCAAAACCGGCCTCCTCGCCAGAGGGAGAAGGCCGTTGGGCCGCGCCTTAGGTTGGGGTCGTTTGCGAGTCAACCGCGCGTGCGGCATTGCAGCATGAAAAAAGCGGGCCGCTCCACAGGTGAAGCGGCCCGCATCGACTTTATCCGGATGCCTTGTTTAGGCGGGACAACGGCTGTCGCGCTGCGGCGGCGCGGTGGTCCGCGTCTGCCAGCTCCCGTCGGGCGCCTGGTATTTCTCGCCCGGAGACGTGCGCGCGATCGCGATGCAACCGGCGGTCAGCGCATATTCCTCCAGCGTCGCATTCGCCGCCTGAGCCTTCTCGGCGTAGACCGCGCGGCGCTTGATATTGATGTCGTTGACGAGCCGCTGAAGTTCCGCAGTCGCGGGGCCGACGATGCCGAGATAGCCATCCATCTTTTCCCCGACCTTGCCGGACGAGCGTGCCGCGTCGTAGGCCGGATCGCGCTGCGCGAAAGCGGGCGCCGCAACGCCGCCGAGTGCGGTCGCGGCGAGCGTGGCGGCAATCGCGCCCTTCGCCCATCGTTTGGTCACAAAGTTCATCATCAGAAAATGTCCTGGTTCTCTTCGATCGTGTTGCCGGCATCTTCCGCTAGCCGGTAAATCACTTCCTGCCGGATATTGATGTTGAGCTCGATCACGATCGGCTCTTCCGGCGCGTTGACCGTCACGCATCCTGCCAAGGCGATCGCCCCGGCGACAGCCGACGGTATCATCACTTTCCGCATCCGCGCCCCTGCCCCGCTTTCCCTCATGGCATAAAGTGTCGCAGCAGGCGCAGCTCCGGTCAATTCGGCATTGGTCATGGCATGGTCTCGCTTTCCGGAGTCTGAATAGGTGGTTCATCGGGAATGATGTCTGCAGGTCCGACATCGGGTGCGGCATCGGCACCGGTCACGCTTCGCTTCAACCGCGTTCCATCGTCCGACAGCAGGCCCAGCTCACGCGGATCGCGCACGAAGGCCGGGTCGTACATCGCCTTGAGGCTGGTGATCAGCTGGTAGAAAGGGGCGCGGATGTTGACGTTGAAACGGATCGGCAACCTGGCGATCTGCTTCGTAATGATGTTCGACCTGGCGCCCTCGCCCTGGGTCACCCCGTCGAACCGGACGCGCGTGACGATCTCGCCCGTAAGCGAACCATCCATCCGCACGACCATGTCCGTAAAATCGAGCGAGCGCAGCGTATCGAAGGCGAAGTTGGCGATCGGCGACAAGTCTTCGTAAGTCAGTTCGCCGACGTAGGATACATTGCCGCCCGGAGGCCTGGCGGTGAGCACGCCACCTTCGATCCGGCCATTACCCGCCTCGTCGAAGATCAGCGGCACGGTCCCGTCGAAGGTGCCGGTGGCGCTGATGTTGCCGAGTTCCATGCGCTCGACGAACTGCGCGGCTTCCAGCCCGGTAATGACGAGAATGTACTTGCGCACCTCGCTCGCCCCGAAAGTGATCTTGACCGGCTCTATCTGGAGCGTTCCGCCGAGGAACGGCCAGGTGCCACCCGCGATCGTCAACGCCGTGCCGCCATTCAGGTCGAAGGCGACCTCCCCGTCGAAAATCTCGATACCGGGGTTGATTGAGGCCACCTTGAGCGTCTGCCCCGGCGCCGTGGTAAGGCCTAGGAGGTCGGTGAAGACGATCGTTCCGCTGGCCCCCTTTACCGGGCCGAAGGCGGCGGCGAAATCGAACCCGTCGGTCGAGAATTCGCCCGAACTGGTCACGCCAGCCTCGTTCCAGTCGATCCTCCCGGTCCCGGTCACGATCCCTTCCGCATTGGCGATCACGCCGAGAGCCCGCTGGCTGAGCATGTCGGGCTGAAGGCTGTCGTCGAAGCGCAGGCCGGCGACATCGAGATCGGCATGTCCGGTTCCGGTGGCGAGGCTGTGGCGAATATCGAGCGCCGTTACGATCCGGTCGGTCGTCGGCTCGCGCAATTCGGCAAAGGCATCGATGACGTTGTTTTCGAGCACAAGCCGCGCGTCGCGCGCAACCAGTGGCTCGAAGCGGGCCTGCTCCTCCCGATCGACAAGGTTGAAGGTGGCATCGCCGATCGACAGCGCACCGCCGCGATAGGCCCAGTTGCCCGACGCACCGTTCAGGTCGAGCGGAACGGCGTAGAGCCTGACATCAGCGTCGTCGAACGTGCCCTGGATATCCTTGCCGAGCTGCGCATCGAGATTCGCGATGCGGAAACGGGTGTCCGTTCCTGCCGGGCCGAGCGTCACGTCGAGCGCGCGCGCGCTCATCGCGCCCGGCCAGGCAAAGCCCACCGGTCCGCTGGCGATCCTGATCGGCGTTTCGCCGAGCATCCCGGACAGATTGAGCGACGGTGACCCGGCGGCAATGCGCAGTCCCCTTGGTCCGGTCCGCACGATCGCCCCCGACGAGCTCGGGCACAGCGTCAGGCTGGTTCCGCCGAGCGCGAGATTTGCGACCTCGAGTCGATCGAAACGGACATCCGTGCAGGCGCGCCACAGGGACAGCCCACCGCTAGCGGAATAGTTGCCGCTGACCGGCACGCGCAGTCCGCGGGTCGAGCCGCCGGGCAAGGCTCCGCTAGCCTCCATCCGGCCCGCAAAACCGATCACGCCCTGCGGCGATTGCGCGACCACCAGTTCGGGGATCGCGAGGCTGGACGATCCAGCGGTATATTCGGCCATCCGCATACGGAGAACCGGTGCGCCCTGCCCGCGGCGTTCCATGCGGCCGACGATGCGCGGAACACCGTCGCCGCCGGTCGCGAAATTGCCGAGGAACCGCCCACCCTCGTCCGCCGAGCCGAACTGGACCCGGGAAAGCGACAGGAGGGTCGCGCCGCTGCCGCCGACAACCCGTCCTTCCGGCATGACGAAGCTGAAACCCTTGTCCGAGGAGCGGACACTGACGCGACCGGCAAGGCTGCTTCCCCGCGATTCGCGCTCGAACGCCAGCCGCGCCTTGCGC containing:
- the gloB gene encoding hydroxyacylglutathione hydrolase, with product MTAQDTWLEVHQFPCLSDNYGFLLHDPDSGETAAIDTPDGAEYLRQAEAKGWRITQIWNTHWHPDHAGGNKEIVEAHGATIVAPREVEKLSNIDTVVGNGDTVTLGAWEARVIDVSGHTNGHVAYYLPEAAMAFVGDSVFALGCGRMFEGEPQQFWDSLDRIRQLPPETTLYCAHEYTQANAKFALHADPDNVELQLYAKEIEAKRAKDEPTVPTQLARELKTNPFLRADHNAMRNRWGGTNPAETFAALRAAKDSF
- a CDS encoding NADPH:quinone oxidoreductase family protein; the protein is MRALRVESLSDDLSGVILAQLPVPERRPGEVLVRMRAASLNFPDLLMTQGKYQFKPEVPFTSGLEMAGEVVEADADSGFAVGDSVMGGAKTGGFAEYIALPASVLKPVPGAFDFRQAASFGAAYHTAYVALVEIGKVEAGQAVLIHGASGGVGLAACNLAKALGARVFATSGVESKLARIEAAVAPDAVFLAAGRFREDVQRVTDGTLCDIVFDPVGGHVFDESTRCVAFGGQLQVIGFTSGRIAEIATNIPLIKGFSVVGVRAGEYARRFPERGEAVSAAIRELAEQRKIAPVIDRVLPLDEWREGFDAMAGRDLVGKVVLEP
- a CDS encoding ATPase yields the protein MPQFDFENVFIPQLFWLGLFFIILYFGVIKTTLPRLGKVMTERENTIEGDLAQARAAKDSADELGESYRAQLAANREAARAAITAAKEDAALAGEKRLKAADGRLDKKVAEAEARIAAAKAESGESLRQVAAESAQAIVAKLTGQEPGIDAAYAKVDAAMAARN
- a CDS encoding F0F1 ATP synthase subunit C, yielding MDAESARVIGAGLAAIGAGLAAIGVGAIFGQYLNGALRNPEADAKMGGRLIFGFAVTEALGLIAAVVALALAFS
- a CDS encoding F0F1 ATP synthase subunit A, with translation MAGPMQQFEVVTMQPLEAGGYDLSFTNSSLWMAIALGVIAVFMFVGTARPQLVPGRWQAAVEYVYDFVRGMLDENVGPEGRRYAPLIFSIFIFVLICNLLGMLPWVGAFTPTSHISVTLGLAFLVFIVVCIVGFARHGLHFFSLFWPKDANIFLGLFVFVIEVLSFLSRPFTLAIRLFANMTAGHVLLKVFGTFVITLGSFQALPYVFGILPLAVNVALTALELLIAVVQAYVFALLASLYLNDAVNLH
- a CDS encoding AtpZ/AtpI family protein — its product is MANSNGNNGSDDLDRRISEARDKHDRGATRAEGNAETKGWAVGIEFVGAILVSGFIGWAIDNWSGLGTAPWGMIVFLVLGFAAGVRRAMKTSAQFDSDPSNDPKNEG
- a CDS encoding YdbL family protein, whose product is MNFVTKRWAKGAIAATLAATALGGVAAPAFAQRDPAYDAARSSGKVGEKMDGYLGIVGPATAELQRLVNDINIKRRAVYAEKAQAANATLEEYALTAGCIAIARTSPGEKYQAPDGSWQTRTTAPPQRDSRCPA
- a CDS encoding YnbE family lipoprotein, with protein sequence MTNAELTGAAPAATLYAMRESGAGARMRKVMIPSAVAGAIALAGCVTVNAPEEPIVIELNINIRQEVIYRLAEDAGNTIEENQDIF
- a CDS encoding YdbH domain-containing protein, which encodes MADEEMPAEQASGERRPRLSMWRWRISLGLLVLLLSVVAVAWFARERIAGNIIEEQLDALGIDATYDIERVGGTRQVVSNLVVGNPQHPDFTAEQVSVILRYRFGAPVIGRIELVKPRLFGTLRDGQLSFGTLDPLIFTDSGEPPSLPDLDVKITDGRGLIASDMGPIGIKLEGEGEIDSGFAGIVAVAAPALSTGGCAISDGSAYGRLTTRAGKPSFDGPVRLDRLECPERSIAVRRLALMADVTGDKDLSGIEGKARIATRSLVTPWLAANGANGTMSGTFRGGNLRSRYTLAVRGVDAEQARIAVLTADGTLRASDGFGQIELETSLEGNGLRIGDGLGASLADLETSTSDTLLAPLLRKARLAFERESRGSSLAGRVSVRSSDKGFSFVMPEGRVVGGSGATLLSLSRVQFGSADEGGRFLGNFATGGDGVPRIVGRMERRGQGAPVLRMRMAEYTAGSSSLAIPELVVAQSPQGVIGFAGRMEASGALPGGSTRGLRVPVSGNYSASGGLSLWRACTDVRFDRLEVANLALGGTSLTLCPSSSGAIVRTGPRGLRIAAGSPSLNLSGMLGETPIRIASGPVGFAWPGAMSARALDVTLGPAGTDTRFRIANLDAQLGKDIQGTFDDADVRLYAVPLDLNGASGNWAYRGGALSIGDATFNLVDREEQARFEPLVARDARLVLENNVIDAFAELREPTTDRIVTALDIRHSLATGTGHADLDVAGLRFDDSLQPDMLSQRALGVIANAEGIVTGTGRIDWNEAGVTSSGEFSTDGFDFAAAFGPVKGASGTIVFTDLLGLTTAPGQTLKVASINPGIEIFDGEVAFDLNGGTALTIAGGTWPFLGGTLQIEPVKITFGASEVRKYILVITGLEAAQFVERMELGNISATGTFDGTVPLIFDEAGNGRIEGGVLTARPPGGNVSYVGELTYEDLSPIANFAFDTLRSLDFTDMVVRMDGSLTGEIVTRVRFDGVTQGEGARSNIITKQIARLPIRFNVNIRAPFYQLITSLKAMYDPAFVRDPRELGLLSDDGTRLKRSVTGADAAPDVGPADIIPDEPPIQTPESETMP